The window CGAACAGCAGAACCTTCTTTGATGTGGCTCATCGGCCGGGGAGTGTCCCCGTGCCCGTCGGACTCCAGATCCATCGTCTTCACTCGACCAAGTCGCAGAAGAGCACTGAAACTGCCCGTTGCCATCCATTTGACATGCACCAAACCAGCCCTGCTCAGGCCAACGCCGTCGTGCCCCGAAGAAAGGACAAACGCTGATCCACTACATCCTAAATAAATCTCCAAGACTCCAAGACAGTGTTGGAGCACGCACCATCGAGACAACGAAGCCGGAGGACACAATTCCAAAAGATGGGGTCACCGCCGCTGCTACCACATTCGGAAAACCTAACATCGCCGGTCCGAGCGACCTGCAAGAGACACATGACGCCGTCTCCTCGCTCCGCTGCGAGCAGCCTTGTCGAGATGGAGGGAGCCATGGACACCTTATTCGTTGGAACGATGTTGTTGCCTCCACTAAAACTCCGCCGCTGCACAAACTAGACCCTAACCTATCTACATACCGTAGCCTAGCACCGGGGTCCTCCACTCCATCCGCTGCCCGAACGGCAGACGAAGGGGGGAAGAACCCACAGGCTAGCCGGCGGTGGATTTGTGGGATCTGTTCTCCTCCCTCGGTTTTCACGAGAGAGAGGAGAAAAGGAACTGCCTTCCGCAGTTGCCGCGGCCTTCAGCGGTTTAAACACCGCTTAGCTTCGTTGGACTAAACCATGCTCTCGCAAGAACTGGCGGCACAAGTAGCGATCATAAGCTAGGTTGAAGCAGACAAACAGTAAACCATAGACAGTCAGTACAACACCTTCAGTCTGTTCACATCATGACCATGGCTGCAGCCTGCAGCCTTAATTGGTACAGAATAAAGCATGCATATAATAAGTtaacaacacacgcacacacgcctCACATTACGTAGTAGTTTGGGCAGTTACACTGGATTTCCGCTACATTCGCTAATCTCACGATCTCTAGCGTGGCTATCTTACACGCCCTCGTTTGGGCCAACAAATATATGTACAAATGAAAGAATATTGTACAAGTCAGCCCCCAAGAAGGCCCACCGGCAGTGGTCAGTGACTCGGGCATTGCAACTGGCTGAGCCTTGCGTTGAGAGCTTCAATGTATGAGCGCAGTCGGTGTCGGTCAGATCTAGTCAGGGACAAAGGCGGGTTGAGGGCAAGCGACGGTGCCTCGATCAGGAGAAAACGCAGCAAGCATATTGCCTTTGTATACCGCGACATGGCCACTGCTGCTTTCCCCATCATCTCGACAACCTGCAATCAAGACCAGAAAGAAAACAAAATGAGCGGGTGGACAAAAGTCGTAAAAAACCAACTGCTGTTGGTTCTGGGATGGAAGAAAGCATGCTTGTACTTACACCACCATGCCTTCCATATTCTAGTGCATATTGAAATATTAATTCAACCGCGTCGGGCATTGCTGTAGCATCTGCATGCATTAGCTCACTATCAGCACAAAAGAAAGTCCTACAAAACAGATGATAATGGCTCACGGCCCCAAGCAAGGTACAGTACCAGGTATCTGTCCTACAGTGCTTGCAAGTTCTTCAGCATGTTCAACTTCAGTGAGAAACTGCCTTTCAATCTGTGTGCATTCTTCATCAGCCATTTGAGAGTTTGCAAGCAAATGGGGAGCGTCAGTATCAAGCCCCTTCATAGTGATATCATGCAAGGGACTCTCTCTGGCAGCTGAAGCCGCATAGGAATTGCATATGTGAATTGCTTGCTTCCAGGTCGCAAGAATAATTAGCTGGATCGAGAATGCCTCTAAGTGCCTGCCACCTTTTATCTTCAAAGATTTTTGGGTGGTTGACCAACAAGACGTAACAAGTTAGAAGTCACATAGATAATGCTCACAAAGTTACTTTAGGCAGATCAATGTGATAGAAAAACATAATAGTTTGCCGCAGTAAGAAAAGCACACAAACATCTGAACAAAAAGTTCCAACATCTCAAAAAGTTGAGATGAAATAAAATAGAAGGGAATTAAATAGGAAAGCAAGGAAACAAAGACTAGAGAGTCAtcaaaaggacagacccagtgcatagaagctcccacacaaagACTAGAGAGTCATCAAGCATATAAATTTACCTCTTCTTTGACCAACTCCACTATGGTAGAAGCATACTGCCCCAATAATCTAATCCTGGTCAGATAATCAGATGGTGGTTGATCCAAGCCATCACTCATGTAAGCAGATCCATGTGAAGTACCAGATATCGGAGAACAATGACTGTCCAAGCTACCAGTTCCAGCAGACTGTTGCCTGTTTATCGCGGTGCCATTTATTGGCACTGGTGCACTCAGAGCAGCTAAGTTTGGTGGTGAAACAGAAGGATTCTCATATTTAGCCGGTAAATTGCGCTGTAGAGAGGCACTTGTTGAAGAAGAGGATCCTTCCGCATGTCCAGACACAAAGACATATTCCTGATCTACAAACTCTAATGAATCAATGATAGGGGAATCTACATTACAAAGCAAAAATAATGAATTCAGTAAGAACTATTCGCAATGATTATGAAGAAATGTGTGATAATCACAAGAGACTTCGGTACCTTCTGGATGAACACCTTTAGCACCACGTCCTTCACCAATCTTGCTTTCTTTGGTCCTTTGACCAGGATGGTCCAGACGTTGACTGCTAGGTGCATAATTGTTGCCCATGATGTATCTGGAGAACAGGCCTGTATGCTTCGACGGACTCTGGCCTGAAGTTTTATCCAACTTTTTACTAGTAGCAAACCCATAAGATTTCATTGGGGCATTACTCTCAGGAGCAGGACTCTCCTCCTGTCCAGTTGACAGATCTAAAGGAAAAGGCATACAATCTTCTTGAGAACTTTGGCCCGAAAGCCTCGTTGGACTGCTTTTAGTGAAGGGAAAGCCATCTCTTGTGTCTGATGGTGTCCGACTGCCAATGCACTACATAATATCAAACACATTGCATGATGTGGTATAAAGATGGTAGCACAAAGATATTACCTCAACATTCTCTCTGGAGCATGTTCAGAGAGAAATGGATGGTTCACAAACTCTTCAACTGTAAGGCGTTCCACTGCATCAATTACACATATTAGAACGGTACCATTAATACTCCTTAATATTCCCTCCGTTTttgtttactccgcatattagctttggtcaaagtcaaactttgtaaactttgacaaagtttatagacaaaCACATTAacgtatacaataacaaatcaataccattagattcattattgaatacacTTTCACATCATATGGATTTGTATTGTAATTGTTCATATTTTTTTCTatgaacttggtcaaactttatgaagtttgacttcagtcaaatctaatatgcagagtaaataaaaacggagggagtatatatcgtAACAGATTGCATAATGtgctttaatctttttcttttgaaCAATTCATGATGTTCAATGATACACTGTACATGGTTACCAGTCACTACTGTTAATTATTCATGAAGAAAACATGCAATTGTGATGACTTTAGAACTTAAAATTGCACAGGCAAAAAATAGAAGTGCATTAATAAACAATTATCCTCCTCTGGTACAGCCTAATTCACAACTCACATGTTGTTATAATAGTGTTTATCTAGCAATAATTAATACTCTGATACAATTTATTATTTTGCATGGTAACTATTAAGGAATAAATGAGTCAGTAAATCCAGGAAGGGTGCAAATGGAGTCAAAGAGAAGAAAAAATGGCCAATTACAATGCCACCCAAATTTACTTTTGAATGGTACCATTCATTTTCGACCAGATGTCTGTTAGGTCACAGTAATACTTCTGAATACTTCACCCCACCAAGTAGCAATACTTATGCCAGAAAAAAAACAAGTAGCAGTAGAATAAATAATGACATGAGGAACTGCCTACTGCTTGCATAAAATTGTTTCTGTATAAAGTAGAGACAATGATTTGTACCTGAACTGATTCGCAGTAACTTTCTGCACAAGTCAATGCAATCATGGCTCAACTCACAATCAGATGGAAATCGTAATTGACCTGACTTTAGTATGTTTTTCATCAACTGATAAAGTAATGATAGTTTCCATTAGCACTTGTAGGCACATACTATTTCAACAATGTAGAAGAAACTATATCATATTAAAAATGAGATAAACCTGGATTTGACTATCCCCGTTAAAAGGTGGAGATCCAGTAACAAGTTGATATAGAATAATACCAACGCTCCAAAGATCTGCCTGTTCTGTCAGAAATCGAGCATGAAACACAGAGTCAAGAATAGGTACAGTCGATCACAAAGCCcacacagaaacagaaagaaaaaaaaaaggtccGACCTTTGCATCATACTTCTGAGCTTGCATGACTTCTGGAGCCATGTAAAGGGGTGAACCACAAAGTGTTTCAGCTAGACCAGAAGGTTGCAAAAATCTGCTCACGCACACAAATACAAAATGAGTGAAACTGAAACAGATAAAGTATCAGACGCCTGACATACTGAAGTTATCCGATAGTTGACGACTCATTCACCCATTATTAAACCCACTTGATCAGCAGCGTGCAGTGAAAGCCGAGATGCGAGTTCATGAACACATGCAATTTGCAAATGTTACAAAAACTACCTCAAAATGAAGCAGATGTAACTTTAAAGGTTGCAGCTCTGTTTTTTCCTTTTTGTCAAAATTATTGCAGACAAACTTTGTATGTTGCAGAGGTTTTCTTAGAAAATGTGGGATATTTTTCTCCAGCAATAGCACAATATCAATTCAGATTATAGGAGTTACTGCAGACATGTTGAGGGAACTTTTGAACCCGATACTGCACATTTTTGCTAAACTAGGTAAAATGGATCTACCAATGAAAGATGCAAGTCCATTAAGTGTTAGGAAAGGAGTGGGTTAGATAGTGTGCTATTTCGCAATTGAAACAAAACACTGACCTATTAGTGCAGGATACACATCAGTTAAGAAAGGAGCAGATCCGTTTGGCCATGGCATGGTGTCTATTCCCAATATTCTGGTCCACATCAGTCGACATAGCGCTAGTCGCTCAGGAAAAGAAAATCAAATAACGGTGAAAAACAAGCAGAAGCTGGTGGACCCCCACAAAGAAATGTGGCAGCAAGAAAGAAAGGCTGGCATATGTCATTCTTATGATATGTAGCATGATAGCAATTTTACATGGCATCCACTAGAACAAAGATTTAAAACAGGGATTTGTGATTCAGTCCACTAAACCAAGGTCATACGAGGAAAGTAGCAACTAATGTTCTTTTCTCCGAGAATGAATGAAATAGAACAGAAGTAACTCACTTTGCAAATCCGAAGTCAGCAATCTTCAATATGGAAGTTCCATTATTTGAAACAAGAAGAATGTTCTGTTTGGACAACCACAAAATTTATAATTCAATGGTTTGGTAAAATTATCAAGCAACCGTATTGAGAGATTGTATTTCTTTTGCCAGACTCTTGATCACGGAATACGCAGAGAAATGCAAACCAATAGTTGACAGCGATGACTGACCTGTGGTTTAAGATCCCGATGAACCACGTTGCTTTCACGAAGCTTCTGAAGACCACATGCTGCAGAAACAAGAGATTATGAGCAAAGCACAGAACATGAATAAACCATGGGAAGAGACGGGAGATGGGGAAGATGCTTGCCTAGCTGCCGAATAAAATGCTTAGCAACACTTTCAGGAACCCTTTTATGCCGTAGAAGATAGGCGTATAAGTCACCACCTCGACAATACTCCAATATGAGATATATCCTCCCACCATCCTGAAAGACATACACAAGACATATATCACTTCATAATCAATAAAGAAAAACAGTTATTCTTCTGGAACCTATGTGGATAAAAACTAAAATAGTTGAAAAAATTGCTGAATCTATGTGGATAGTACTAGGAGAGGGGGAGACATCAAGTTCAAAACTATCATTTGCTTGGTTGTCTACCTACCGAGCATTCCAAACCAAATCGAACTAGAGATCGTCATCAGCGGCTCCCAATTCTAGGCATATATCAGGCTAATACTAATAGACAGCAGACAATGACataaaaaacaaataaataaaactaACAGATCGAAAGCAATTGCGCGAGAGAcaggcagagagagagaggagggagggtaCCCTACCCTGATGGAGTCGTGGAGCGCGATGATGTTGGGATGCGTGATGCGGCGGAGGATGTCGACCTCGGAGAGGAGGCTGTCGCGGAGCTTCGCGCTGAGGCGGTCCATGGCGATCTCCTTGACGGCCACCTCGGTGCCCCGCGCGACGTGCTTCCCCAGCCAGACCTGCGAGTAGGCCCCCGACCCGATCGGGCGCAGCAGCACGTAGTCCCCCACCCGCCgcgcgcccccgcccccgccgccgccgccgcggtcctCCATCGCCCGGCTGCTCGGGGGTTCTAGGGCGCCGTCGCGATTTACCCGTCGAGGCCCCGCCCGGCGCCGGGGGAGGAGGGGGCTCGAGATTCCTTCCGCCGCTGGGGGAGAAGCAACCGTGTTGGTGTTGGTGTTGCTGCGGGAGCG is drawn from Triticum dicoccoides isolate Atlit2015 ecotype Zavitan chromosome 4A, WEW_v2.0, whole genome shotgun sequence and contains these coding sequences:
- the LOC119285240 gene encoding serine/threonine-protein kinase ATG1c-like isoform X2 produces the protein MEDRGGGGGGGGARRVGDYVLLRPIGSGAYSQVWLGKHVARGTEVAVKEIAMDRLSAKLRDSLLSEVDILRRITHPNIIALHDSIRDGGRIYLILEYCRGGDLYAYLLRHKRVPESVAKHFIRQLACGLQKLRESNVVHRDLKPQNILLVSNNGTSILKIADFGFAKFLQPSGLAETLCGSPLYMAPEVMQAQKYDAKADLWSVGIILYQLVTGSPPFNGDSQIQLMKNILKSGQLRFPSDCELSHDCIDLCRKLLRISSVERLTVEEFVNHPFLSEHAPERMLSRTPSDTRDGFPFTKSSPTRLSGQSSQEDCMPFPLDLSTGQEESPAPESNAPMKSYGFATSKKLDKTSGQSPSKHTGLFSRYIMGNNYAPSSQRLDHPGQRTKESKIGEGRGAKGVHPEDQEYVFVSGHAEGSSSSTSASLQRNLPAKYENPSVSPPNLAALSAPVPINGTAINRQQSAGTGSLDSHCSPISGTSHGSAYMSDGLDQPPSDYLTRIRLLGQYASTIVELVKEEIKGGRHLEAFSIQLIILATWKQAIHICNSYAASAARESPLHDITMKGLDTDAPHLLANSQMADEECTQIERQFLTEVEHAEELASTVGQIPDATAMPDAVELIFQYALEYGRHGGVVEMMGKAAVAMSRYTKAICLLRFLLIEAPSLALNPPLSLTRSDRHRLRSYIEALNARLSQLQCPSH
- the LOC119285240 gene encoding serine/threonine-protein kinase ATG1c-like isoform X1 gives rise to the protein MEDRGGGGGGGGARRVGDYVLLRPIGSGAYSQVWLGKHVARGTEVAVKEIAMDRLSAKLRDSLLSEVDILRRITHPNIIALHDSIRDGGRIYLILEYCRGGDLYAYLLRHKRVPESVAKHFIRQLACGLQKLRESNVVHRDLKPQNILLVSNNGTSILKIADFGFAKFLQPSGLAETLCGSPLYMAPEVMQAQKYDAKADLWSVGIILYQLVTGSPPFNGDSQIQLMKNILKSGQLRFPSDCELSHDCIDLCRKLLRISSVERLTVEEFVNHPFLSEHAPERMLSRTPSDTRDGFPFTKSSPTRLSGQSSQEDCMPFPLDLSTGQEESPAPESNAPMKSYGFATSKKLDKTSGQSPSKHTGLFSRYIMGNNYAPSSQRLDHPGQRTKESKIGEGRGAKGVHPEDSPIIDSLEFVDQEYVFVSGHAEGSSSSTSASLQRNLPAKYENPSVSPPNLAALSAPVPINGTAINRQQSAGTGSLDSHCSPISGTSHGSAYMSDGLDQPPSDYLTRIRLLGQYASTIVELVKEEIKGGRHLEAFSIQLIILATWKQAIHICNSYAASAARESPLHDITMKGLDTDAPHLLANSQMADEECTQIERQFLTEVEHAEELASTVGQIPDATAMPDAVELIFQYALEYGRHGGVVEMMGKAAVAMSRYTKAICLLRFLLIEAPSLALNPPLSLTRSDRHRLRSYIEALNARLSQLQCPSH